In the Coturnix japonica isolate 7356 chromosome 6, Coturnix japonica 2.1, whole genome shotgun sequence genome, one interval contains:
- the SLC16A12 gene encoding monocarboxylate transporter 12 isoform X2: MLGGLLASAGLILSSFATSLEHLYLSLGVLTGLGFALCYSPAIAMVGKYFNKRKALAYGIAMSGSGIGTFILAPVVQLLIEQFSWRGALLILGGFVLNLCVCGALMRPIALEEDHKTVPGLLEQNYVPKAQKRDLKRMSLCSPLIKTWSHECLCYCSWKEYDFLLMPGFMVLAVSVLFMAYGCSPLFVYLVPYALSVGVSHHQAAFLMSILGVIDIIGNITFGWLTDRRCLKKYRYFCYLFAVGMDGLCCLFLPVLQNFPLLVPFSFTFGYFDGAYVTLIPVVTADVVGTSSLSSALGVVYFLHAIPYLVSPPVAGWLVDTTGSYTASFLLCGFSMIFSSMLLCFARLAKKMKRTRLKSLSNDTHSKQHIWTNGAIAYSVTGELDQKDAEFLPVDTNSYSNR; this comes from the exons GACTTGGATTTGCTCTCTGTTATTCTCCAGCTATTGCAATGGTGGGCAAATACTTCaacaaaaggaaagcactgGCTTATGGAATAGCTATGTCTGGAAGTGGAATCGGTACCTTCATCCTGGCTCCTGTGGTCCAACTCTTAATCGAGCAGTTTTCCTGGCGTGGGGCATTACTTATCCTAGGAGGTTTTGTCCTAAATCTCTGTGTCTGTGGTGCCTTGATGCGGCCTATTGCCCTTGAGGAGGACCATAAAACTGTTCCAGGGCTTCTTGAACAAAATTATGTCCCTAAAGCACAGAAACGAGACTTGAAGCGAATGTCTCTCTGTTCACCTTTAATCAAAACTTGGTCACATGAGTGTTTATGCTACTGTTCATGGAAAGAATACGACTTTTTACTGATGCCGGGCTTCATGGTGCTAGCAGTGTCTGTGTTATTTATGGCATATGGCTGCAGCCCTCTGTTTGTCTACTTAGTGCCTTATGCTTTGAGCGTTGGAGTGAGCCATCACCAGGCTGCCTTCCTCATGTCCATACTTGGTGTCATTGATATCATTGGTAATATCACCTTTGGATGGCTAACAGACAGAAG GTGTCTGAAGAAGTATCGGTACTTCTGCTACCTCTTTGCTGTAGGAATGGATGGCCTCTGCTGTCTTTTCCTACCAGTTCTCCAAAACTTCCCCTTGCTTGTGCCTTTCTCATTTACCTTTGGATACTTTGATGGAGCCTATGTAACACTGATCCCTGTTGTGACAGCGGATGTAGTGGGAACTTCTTCTTTATCATCAGCACTGGGTGTTGTGTACTTCCTGCACGCCATACCGTATCTAGTGAGCCCACCTGTTGCAG GTTGGCTTGTGGATACAACTGGCAGTTACACGGCATCATTCCTCCTGTGTGGATTTTCTATGATATTTAGTTCAATGTTATTATGTTTTGCGAGactggcaaagaaaatgaagagaacaCGTTTGAAGTCGCTCTCCAATGATActcacagcaaacagcacatcTGGACAAATGGAGCAATAGCTTATTCTGTCACAGGAGAATTAGACCAAAAGGATGCTGAATTTTTGCCTGTGGATACAAACAGCTACAGCAACAGATGA